A single Arcobacter sp. FWKO B DNA region contains:
- a CDS encoding diguanylate cyclase, with amino-acid sequence MAHNIKNKNVIFTILTLFIVSFSIYSILTYIDSKQDMEYLKSKNIQQLNNLHSSIQENLENQLKSRINFILHLNKRNEKIDAINNNDQKALFELFSPHFESLKGQINGFSIMQIFDTKGISLIRLHDSNNHSDDLSQFRACVKDVIQNPRSCTFFEVGKNGLALRHITPIRNDENKIIAFLELGVTPYVFAKQIQNIFDSKSYFFIKDEFAVSNNKNKLSTFGYSLCTLCSSKDEFIDDIAQTINLNNKEHDDIKYGHKTYSIFEKSIYDALGQEIGKIVIFNDISSYTDQLQTLILKSIILLIGTLIASYILLNGYIKKIFDKLNFSKFLLNNINDEIYVVSTDDLSIMDVNERACITLGYTYIEIKNLKLSDFTHSYNNEIQIDWYKKVNELKQKHFIISREIHARKDGQTFPVESNISYIKTDTKEFMLLVSRDITNQIEMENKINQKAKELQRLNTIISKSALYTTTDLNGNITYISEAFANLTGYDKDYLIGKNHRVFKHDSMQKEFFDTLWSTISNNQRFVGEVKNYRKDGTSYWTKIVIDPIFDDNGQKIGYSSYRENITDKKELEYISSHDALTGIYNRREFVKRLQAQIKSASRYNEKFGFIILDIDYFKKINDTYGHQVGDEVLITLSNIIKENLRADDFFARWGGEEFVIIAKYSDIKSLEELVHKLQNKISIASFAPVPRVNCSFGLTIYKDGDNDESIVKRADKALYLAKENGRNRYEIG; translated from the coding sequence ATGGCACACAACATCAAAAATAAAAATGTCATTTTTACAATTTTAACACTTTTTATTGTATCTTTTTCAATATATTCAATTCTTACATATATTGATAGCAAACAAGATATGGAATATCTTAAATCTAAGAATATTCAACAACTAAATAATCTTCATAGTTCAATTCAAGAAAATCTTGAAAATCAATTAAAGTCAAGGATAAATTTTATTCTTCATTTGAATAAACGAAATGAAAAAATTGATGCTATCAACAACAATGATCAAAAAGCTTTATTTGAGCTTTTTTCACCACATTTTGAGTCACTTAAAGGGCAAATCAATGGTTTTTCTATTATGCAAATATTTGATACAAAAGGTATTTCACTTATAAGACTCCATGACTCAAATAATCATAGTGATGACTTAAGTCAATTTAGAGCCTGTGTAAAAGATGTGATACAAAATCCAAGAAGCTGTACTTTCTTTGAGGTTGGTAAGAATGGTTTGGCATTAAGACATATAACACCTATTCGTAATGATGAAAATAAAATTATTGCTTTTTTAGAACTTGGTGTAACGCCATATGTTTTTGCAAAACAGATACAAAATATTTTTGATTCTAAATCCTATTTTTTTATTAAAGATGAATTTGCAGTTTCAAACAATAAAAATAAATTATCAACTTTTGGATATAGCCTTTGTACACTATGTTCTAGCAAAGATGAGTTTATTGATGATATTGCCCAAACTATCAATCTCAATAATAAAGAACATGATGATATAAAATATGGTCATAAAACCTACTCAATATTTGAAAAGTCAATTTATGATGCATTAGGTCAAGAAATAGGAAAAATTGTAATTTTTAATGATATATCATCATATACAGATCAATTACAAACACTTATACTAAAAAGTATTATTTTACTTATAGGAACTTTAATTGCTTCTTATATATTACTCAATGGTTACATAAAAAAGATATTTGACAAATTAAACTTTTCAAAATTTTTGTTAAATAATATAAATGATGAGATATATGTTGTTTCAACCGATGATTTAAGTATTATGGATGTTAATGAAAGAGCTTGTATTACACTTGGATATACATATATAGAAATCAAAAATTTAAAATTAAGTGATTTTACACACTCATACAATAACGAGATTCAAATTGATTGGTATAAGAAAGTAAATGAATTAAAACAAAAACACTTTATAATTTCTCGTGAAATACATGCTAGAAAAGATGGGCAAACTTTCCCTGTTGAATCAAATATTAGTTATATTAAAACAGACACTAAAGAATTTATGCTTTTGGTTTCAAGGGATATTACAAATCAAATTGAAATGGAAAATAAAATCAATCAAAAAGCAAAAGAACTACAAAGACTTAATACTATTATTTCAAAAAGTGCATTATATACAACAACAGACTTAAATGGTAATATAACTTATATTTCAGAAGCATTTGCTAATCTTACTGGATATGACAAAGATTATTTAATAGGTAAAAATCATAGAGTCTTTAAGCATGATTCTATGCAAAAAGAGTTTTTTGATACACTTTGGAGTACAATTTCAAACAATCAAAGATTTGTTGGTGAAGTGAAGAATTACCGCAAAGATGGGACATCTTACTGGACAAAAATTGTAATTGATCCAATATTTGATGACAATGGACAAAAAATTGGATACAGCTCATACCGAGAAAATATAACTGACAAAAAAGAACTAGAGTATATCTCATCACACGATGCACTAACTGGTATATATAATAGAAGAGAATTTGTAAAAAGGCTTCAAGCACAAATAAAAAGTGCTTCAAGATATAACGAAAAATTTGGATTTATAATACTTGATATTGATTATTTCAAAAAAATCAATGATACATACGGGCATCAAGTAGGTGATGAAGTACTTATAACTCTAAGTAATATAATCAAAGAAAATTTAAGAGCTGATGATTTTTTTGCAAGATGGGGTGGAGAAGAATTCGTAATAATTGCAAAATACTCAGATATTAAATCTTTGGAAGAGTTAGTACACAAACTTCAAAACAAAATCTCAATAGCTTCATTTGCACCAGTACCTAGAGTAAATTGTTCATTTGGTTTAACAATATATAAAGATGGCGATAATGATGAATCTATTGTAAAAAGAGCAGATAAAGCATTATATCTTGCAAAAGAAAATGGTAGAAATAGGTATGAAATTGGATAA
- a CDS encoding SH3 domain-containing protein, which yields MNIKYLFVVILSLFLVSCSTKDIAISEVKDITTIEQKPYAYIDNFDLLDEDKQVDHYDNFLAKYFNPWNINELSFSYEQATWGLKYTTQEVYGENHRLISKEWFEKIVNNSNYEKLNSLSKRAITVNYSHIRVFPTNSVIFHNPKKAGEGFPFDYNENSSIKPNVPLFVSHISLDKRWAFVESSFVLGWIDIKDIAFVDDEFIDSFKTGEYYVSVSDNLNIYKDGILIDDIELGTIFPKVDDKLLLAFRNINHSAYIGFIDDNDYIKQMPIKFDYENIKNISDELIGQRYGWGGLYGHRDCSLMIRDFYTPFGIFLSRNSGDQRNDGVVFDLSNLDDNGKKEFIKNNGIPFLTIVYLRGHTMMYVGTLDGEPLVFHNMWGIRTKQKDGSSGRFIVGQSVVSTLDIGSELPNFDSDNSMLSRILSITLLAQ from the coding sequence ATGAATATTAAATATCTTTTTGTCGTAATTTTGTCTTTATTTTTAGTCTCTTGTTCAACAAAAGATATTGCTATATCTGAAGTAAAAGATATTACTACAATCGAACAAAAGCCATATGCGTATATAGATAATTTTGATTTATTAGATGAAGATAAACAAGTTGATCATTATGATAATTTTTTGGCAAAATATTTTAATCCATGGAATATAAATGAACTTTCTTTTTCATATGAGCAAGCTACATGGGGGTTAAAATATACGACTCAAGAAGTTTATGGTGAGAATCATAGACTAATATCTAAAGAGTGGTTTGAAAAAATAGTCAATAATTCTAATTATGAAAAATTAAATTCACTTTCAAAAAGAGCTATAACAGTTAATTATTCACATATTAGGGTATTTCCTACTAATAGTGTAATTTTTCATAATCCCAAAAAAGCAGGAGAGGGCTTTCCTTTTGATTATAATGAAAATTCTAGCATAAAACCAAATGTACCTTTATTTGTATCTCATATTTCACTTGATAAAAGATGGGCATTTGTTGAGTCATCTTTTGTTCTTGGATGGATAGATATAAAAGATATTGCCTTTGTAGATGATGAGTTTATTGATAGTTTTAAAACTGGTGAGTATTATGTAAGTGTATCAGATAATCTTAATATATATAAAGATGGTATTTTAATAGATGATATAGAATTAGGCACAATTTTTCCAAAAGTAGATGATAAACTTTTATTAGCATTTAGAAATATAAATCATAGTGCATATATTGGTTTTATAGATGATAATGACTATATCAAACAAATGCCAATTAAGTTTGATTATGAAAATATAAAAAATATTTCCGATGAGTTAATAGGTCAAAGATATGGATGGGGTGGACTTTACGGGCATAGAGATTGTTCACTGATGATAAGGGATTTTTATACACCATTTGGTATTTTTTTATCAAGAAACTCTGGTGATCAAAGAAATGATGGAGTCGTTTTTGATTTAAGTAATCTTGATGATAATGGAAAAAAAGAGTTTATAAAAAATAATGGTATTCCATTTCTAACAATAGTATATCTACGAGGGCACACTATGATGTATGTTGGTACACTTGATGGTGAGCCTTTGGTATTTCATAATATGTGGGGAATTAGAACAAAACAAAAAGATGGAAGTTCAGGTAGATTTATAGTAGGTCAGTCTGTTGTTAGTACCCTTGATATTGGTAGTGAATTGCCAAATTTTGATAGTGACAATTCTATGTTAAGTAGAATATTATCTATTACTCTTTTGGCTCAATAA
- a CDS encoding ferritin-like domain-containing protein, protein MLFYSQIYDILITANPNEKIEKFKIFYNNFLSNDISFDNDCSIKNLLEPSYSSICKVVLPKEQRKRKYLDTLDGKKNLLHTIAHIEYSAIDLALDACYRFRNMPLEYYKDWLEVAEDEVRHYEMLSSLMGEVGVKYGDFPVHTNLFVAMNKTQNLLDRMAVVPRYLEANGLEQNPKIMIKLKSNPDEFNLKIISALEIILDEEIDHVRKGDRWFKYECDRLHLEPKQTYLDILERYYPGSTQKVQELNFEARKEAGFSCDELKILSKKGDCK, encoded by the coding sequence ATGTTATTTTACAGTCAAATATATGATATTTTAATTACAGCAAATCCAAATGAAAAAATAGAAAAGTTTAAAATCTTTTATAATAATTTTTTAAGTAATGATATTAGTTTTGATAATGATTGTTCAATAAAAAATCTACTTGAACCTTCATATTCATCCATATGTAAAGTTGTATTACCAAAAGAACAACGAAAAAGAAAGTACCTTGATACCCTTGATGGTAAAAAAAATTTATTACATACTATTGCACACATTGAATATAGTGCGATAGATTTGGCACTTGATGCGTGTTATAGATTTCGGAATATGCCATTAGAATATTACAAAGATTGGCTTGAAGTAGCTGAAGATGAAGTAAGACATTATGAAATGCTTAGTTCTTTGATGGGTGAAGTTGGAGTTAAATATGGTGATTTTCCTGTACATACAAATTTATTTGTAGCAATGAATAAAACACAAAATCTTTTAGATAGAATGGCAGTTGTTCCAAGATATTTAGAAGCAAATGGATTAGAGCAAAATCCAAAAATAATGATAAAACTAAAATCAAATCCAGATGAATTTAATTTAAAAATAATTAGTGCTTTGGAAATTATTTTAGATGAAGAGATAGATCATGTAAGAAAAGGTGATAGATGGTTTAAATATGAATGTGATAGGCTACATCTTGAACCTAAACAAACTTATCTTGATATATTAGAGAGATATTATCCTGGAAGTACTCAAAAAGTACAAGAGCTTAATTTTGAGGCAAGGAAAGAGGCAGGATTTAGTTGTGATGAGTTGAAGATTCTATCTAAAAAAGGGGATTGTAAATGA
- a CDS encoding MBL fold metallo-hydrolase, giving the protein MTIKSMPMGMYQTNCYIVDSDNKQVIIDPGVDAVPWIIKNVSNPIAILNTHGHFDHVWSNKELKEKLNIPIYIPKDDSFMLQNDPFGQNIPKTTADVLVNGDEKFNIDGFEFEYILFAGHTPGCSVIKIGDSIFSGDFIFRGSIGRVDFPYSNPDDMKKSIKKILSWELASKDYIIYPGHGDKTTLKNEINSLKNWLHYI; this is encoded by the coding sequence ATGACAATTAAATCTATGCCGATGGGAATGTATCAAACAAACTGCTATATTGTTGATAGTGATAATAAGCAAGTGATAATAGATCCAGGTGTAGATGCAGTGCCTTGGATTATAAAAAATGTTTCAAACCCTATTGCTATTTTAAATACTCATGGACATTTTGATCATGTGTGGAGCAATAAAGAGCTAAAAGAAAAACTAAATATTCCAATTTATATACCAAAAGATGACTCTTTTATGCTTCAAAATGACCCATTTGGACAAAATATCCCAAAAACAACAGCTGATGTTTTAGTAAATGGTGATGAAAAATTCAACATTGATGGTTTTGAGTTTGAATATATCTTATTTGCTGGACATACACCAGGTTGTAGTGTTATAAAAATAGGAGATTCCATTTTTAGTGGTGATTTTATTTTTAGAGGTTCTATAGGTAGAGTAGATTTCCCCTATTCCAATCCTGATGATATGAAAAAAAGCATCAAAAAAATACTATCTTGGGAATTAGCAAGTAAAGATTACATTATTTATCCAGGACATGGTGACAAAACTACCCTAAAAAATGAGATAAATTCTCTTAAAAATTGGTTACATTATATATAG
- a CDS encoding GGDEF domain-containing protein — MRKKIVAKFVFILFAFTVIFALYELYNSRVYGINSSLNKAVSVSELVKNGLTTHMINGNTHQRDVFLNSISNIQNIKEIWVVRGENVIKQYGEPFKNEYPRDEIDNKVLKSGKMEYTISDHFDEESLIRVTIPYKAVNDGNTDCLKCHNVQFGDTLGVISVVIDISDLKQLGLKTLYMLSILILILFIIIFPILNKILHKYFDIIEKLGENIQHAANGKFLRLKTSGENEPEIKHLVGQYNALINKLDDTFVAIDSKLKGLTGYTSNQHLLNPIEDANAIVDNLSNIFQFKKAIELDETKNDIYLRLAQVLNNRFNLKNFTMVEVNHTLETMQIAYRSGEMYYCSKELEDNPELCRAARTKTDVASLDYHNSCPYFMSKSKYHYCIETKLSKDTSLIINFILSSKIELENIYMNVNFIKSYITEAAPNIEVKLLLQALKESAFKDSLTGLYNRKFLDEHIKKLIPQMDRDNKKLAILMLDMDHFKAVNDEYGHDIGDLALKELAKVLQDNIRESDVVVRFGGEEFIVLLVGINSSQEALKVADKLRHKVSQNEIKVYENTTIRKTISIGMAIYPDNSTSIDAIFKYADIALYEAKRKGRNRVVEFSQEQLTGVDLF; from the coding sequence ATGAGAAAAAAAATTGTTGCCAAATTTGTTTTTATATTGTTTGCATTTACTGTTATATTTGCGTTGTATGAATTATACAACTCAAGAGTATATGGTATAAACTCGAGCCTAAATAAAGCAGTTTCTGTATCAGAGCTTGTTAAAAATGGTCTTACAACACACATGATAAATGGAAATACACACCAAAGAGATGTGTTTTTAAACTCAATATCAAATATCCAAAACATTAAAGAAATTTGGGTTGTAAGGGGTGAAAATGTTATTAAACAATATGGAGAACCTTTCAAAAACGAATACCCAAGAGATGAAATAGATAATAAAGTATTAAAAAGTGGCAAGATGGAATATACCATAAGTGACCACTTTGATGAAGAATCTCTAATAAGGGTAACTATCCCTTACAAAGCAGTAAATGATGGTAATACAGACTGTTTAAAGTGCCATAATGTACAATTTGGTGATACACTAGGTGTAATTAGCGTTGTTATTGATATTAGTGATTTAAAACAACTTGGGCTTAAAACACTTTATATGCTCTCAATTTTGATTTTAATATTATTTATTATTATATTCCCTATTTTAAATAAAATTTTACATAAATATTTTGATATTATAGAAAAACTTGGTGAAAATATTCAGCATGCTGCAAATGGAAAATTCTTAAGATTAAAAACGAGTGGGGAAAATGAACCAGAAATAAAACATCTTGTTGGACAATACAATGCTTTGATAAACAAACTTGATGATACTTTTGTTGCGATAGATAGCAAACTAAAAGGTTTAACAGGTTACACATCAAATCAACACTTACTAAACCCAATAGAAGATGCAAATGCAATAGTTGATAATCTTTCTAATATTTTCCAATTTAAAAAAGCTATTGAACTTGACGAAACCAAAAATGACATTTATCTTAGATTAGCTCAAGTATTAAATAATAGGTTTAATCTTAAAAATTTTACTATGGTAGAGGTAAATCATACTCTAGAAACAATGCAAATAGCATATAGAAGTGGTGAAATGTACTATTGTTCAAAAGAACTTGAAGACAATCCAGAGCTTTGCCGTGCAGCAAGAACAAAAACAGATGTAGCAAGCCTTGACTATCACAATAGTTGTCCATATTTTATGTCAAAATCAAAATATCATTATTGTATTGAAACAAAACTTTCAAAGGATACAAGCTTAATTATAAACTTTATACTTAGTTCAAAAATTGAATTAGAAAATATTTATATGAATGTAAATTTTATCAAGAGTTATATAACTGAAGCTGCTCCAAATATTGAAGTAAAACTATTATTACAAGCCCTTAAAGAGTCGGCTTTTAAAGACTCACTAACTGGACTTTATAATAGAAAATTCTTAGATGAGCATATTAAAAAACTTATTCCACAAATGGATAGAGATAATAAGAAATTAGCAATATTAATGCTAGATATGGATCATTTCAAAGCAGTTAATGATGAATATGGTCATGATATTGGAGATCTTGCGCTAAAAGAACTTGCTAAAGTTTTACAAGACAATATAAGAGAATCAGATGTTGTTGTTAGATTTGGTGGGGAAGAATTTATAGTGCTTTTAGTTGGTATAAACTCTTCACAAGAAGCACTTAAAGTTGCAGATAAACTAAGACATAAAGTAAGTCAAAATGAAATTAAAGTGTATGAAAATACTACAATAAGAAAAACCATAAGTATAGGTATGGCAATTTATCCAGACAATTCAACATCGATAGATGCTATTTTCAAATACGCTGATATTGCACTTTATGAAGCGAAACGAAAAGGTAGAAATAGAGTGGTAGAGTTCTCACAAGAACAATTAACTGGTGTTGATCTCTTCTAA
- a CDS encoding GGDEF domain-containing protein, with amino-acid sequence MKQLVLKAIDKKETKQSIKEEVSNVFELIEWLSNDFTDNEKFFSKLSLWLAKEFKIRHIKVIIKNTKNNHEHVIFHKGKEFDINDELCFTNHIEVSNEEEIFISLYSDNYEHQSYLYEHIADISSVISALKPYIINTILFQELKENSFRDSVTGLYNRVFLVEHLHQLLPLALREGKQIAFLMVGIDHFKAVIDEFDYKIGDKVLISLANVLKDNIRESDVVVRLNGDDFLVVLANVKDEDSTIAVALKLVQKFSEVEVDVGVYSGQKLKKTICIGISMYPQDSTSIDQILKNADISLYEARNLGRSKVLRFQKEQEGMVHLF; translated from the coding sequence ATGAAACAATTAGTACTCAAAGCTATAGATAAAAAAGAAACCAAACAAAGCATTAAAGAAGAAGTTTCTAATGTATTTGAGCTAATTGAGTGGTTATCTAATGATTTTACAGATAATGAAAAATTCTTTAGTAAATTATCTCTATGGCTTGCTAAAGAGTTTAAAATAAGACATATTAAAGTTATAATAAAAAACACAAAAAATAATCATGAACATGTGATTTTTCACAAAGGAAAAGAGTTTGATATAAATGATGAATTGTGTTTTACAAATCATATTGAAGTATCAAATGAGGAAGAAATTTTTATATCTTTATATTCTGATAACTATGAACATCAATCTTATTTATATGAACATATTGCAGATATATCTTCAGTCATTAGTGCATTAAAACCTTATATTATAAATACAATATTGTTTCAAGAGCTAAAAGAAAACTCATTTAGAGATAGTGTTACTGGTTTGTACAATAGAGTTTTTTTAGTAGAACATTTACATCAACTCCTCCCTTTAGCACTTCGTGAAGGTAAACAAATAGCATTTTTGATGGTTGGGATAGATCACTTCAAAGCAGTTATTGATGAGTTTGATTATAAAATTGGGGATAAAGTGCTAATTTCTTTGGCTAATGTTTTAAAAGACAATATTAGGGAATCTGATGTTGTAGTAAGATTAAATGGTGATGATTTTTTAGTTGTTTTAGCAAATGTAAAAGATGAAGATAGTACAATAGCAGTAGCCTTAAAACTTGTTCAAAAGTTTAGTGAAGTTGAAGTCGATGTTGGTGTATATAGTGGACAAAAATTAAAAAAGACTATTTGTATTGGTATTTCTATGTATCCACAAGATTCAACATCTATTGATCAAATACTAAAGAATGCTGATATTTCACTATATGAAGCACGAAATCTTGGTAGAAGTAAAGTATTAAGATTTCAAAAAGAACAAGAAGGTATGGTTCATCTATTTTAA
- a CDS encoding GGDEF domain-containing protein: protein MKHDLLQLIKNSSSDNYSSQCIENIFSLYENVQYSHGIDSLIEIIYKWFNKNYNIKDFKSTFYNLEIDYNQVLFQKGNDFYLDNLTCKTFIIEVHYYKNLVIAINADNENDFAKIENDSIILSSMFFLLNPIIKDFIIQKELLQNSLKDHITGFYNRKYLDECLRNSQLANCNDKSTAFFMIEVDRFKSVIDEFDYEIGDKVLIELAKVIKSIIPPEATCIKLTGYEMLVLINNINEQRAYEIAKDIISKFANSEVLVNFYTGQTLKKTACVGISIYPEHSSSKVQVIKYADIALQEAKNIGRSTPLVYKKEIESSITLF from the coding sequence ATGAAACATGACTTATTGCAATTAATTAAAAATAGCTCAAGTGATAACTACTCTTCACAGTGTATTGAAAATATTTTTTCATTATATGAAAATGTACAATACTCTCATGGGATTGACTCTTTAATAGAAATTATTTACAAATGGTTTAATAAAAACTACAATATAAAAGATTTTAAATCTACTTTTTACAATCTTGAAATAGATTATAATCAAGTACTTTTTCAAAAAGGTAATGATTTTTATTTGGATAATCTTACATGCAAAACTTTTATTATTGAAGTACATTATTATAAAAATTTAGTTATAGCAATCAATGCAGATAATGAAAATGATTTTGCAAAAATAGAAAATGATAGTATCATACTAAGTTCAATGTTCTTTTTACTAAATCCTATAATTAAAGATTTCATAATCCAAAAAGAGCTTTTACAAAACTCGCTAAAAGATCATATTACTGGATTTTATAATAGAAAATATCTTGATGAGTGTCTAAGAAATTCTCAACTAGCAAACTGCAATGATAAATCTACTGCATTTTTTATGATAGAAGTTGATAGATTTAAATCTGTAATAGATGAATTTGATTATGAAATAGGTGATAAAGTTTTAATAGAACTTGCAAAAGTTATCAAATCAATCATACCACCTGAAGCTACTTGTATCAAACTTACTGGATATGAAATGCTTGTACTTATTAACAACATTAATGAGCAAAGAGCTTATGAAATAGCAAAAGATATTATTAGTAAATTTGCAAATTCTGAAGTTTTGGTAAATTTTTATACTGGACAAACTTTGAAAAAAACTGCTTGTGTTGGTATTTCAATATATCCTGAACACTCATCATCAAAAGTTCAAGTTATAAAGTATGCTGATATAGCTCTTCAAGAGGCAAAAAACATTGGTAGAAGTACACCACTTGTTTATAAAAAAGAAATTGAATCTAGTATTACACTATTTTAA
- a CDS encoding HDOD domain-containing protein translates to MSIITNKIDALPPLPSTITELEDFRTSPNKDPEILLKIIEKDPLTISTLLKVANSAMFAFRSKVETPSRAISLLGVNFTISVALGSSMQNILKTDLRAYGVDIEQFMRYSNLIAALINIWTSSISKELKEELTIPAFLQDIGKLIIAEIAASYGKTDAFYKLIKTGDIPVEVVEKKMVGLSSSEITANIFKHWKLSENLINAIEFVDDIQKVHPTFLQKAQILKVAKTACTITDPLSEKNIAKAFELAQEFGLDITKLEVAIDKLQERLLDENES, encoded by the coding sequence ATGTCAATAATTACAAATAAAATAGATGCTTTACCACCTTTACCATCAACTATAACTGAACTTGAAGATTTTAGAACAAGCCCTAATAAAGATCCTGAAATTTTGCTAAAGATTATAGAAAAAGATCCACTTACAATATCTACTTTACTAAAAGTTGCAAATTCAGCTATGTTTGCTTTTAGAAGCAAAGTAGAAACACCAAGTCGTGCTATAAGCTTACTAGGTGTAAACTTTACTATTTCTGTAGCTCTTGGTAGCTCTATGCAAAATATTTTAAAAACAGATTTAAGAGCGTATGGTGTAGATATAGAGCAATTTATGAGATATTCAAACCTTATTGCAGCACTTATTAATATATGGACAAGTTCTATTTCAAAAGAACTAAAAGAAGAACTTACAATACCTGCTTTCTTACAAGATATTGGAAAGTTGATTATTGCTGAAATAGCTGCAAGCTATGGAAAAACTGATGCTTTTTATAAACTTATAAAAACTGGTGATATACCTGTTGAAGTGGTAGAAAAAAAGATGGTAGGACTAAGTAGTTCTGAGATAACTGCAAATATTTTCAAACATTGGAAACTTAGTGAAAATCTTATAAATGCAATAGAATTTGTAGATGATATACAAAAAGTACACCCTACATTCTTACAAAAAGCACAAATCCTAAAAGTTGCAAAAACTGCTTGTACGATTACAGATCCTTTAAGTGAAAAAAATATAGCAAAAGCTTTCGAGCTAGCACAAGAATTTGGACTTGATATTACAAAGCTTGAAGTGGCAATAGATAAACTTCAAGAGAGACTATTGGATGAGAATGAATCATAA
- the cmoB gene encoding tRNA 5-methoxyuridine(34)/uridine 5-oxyacetic acid(34) synthase CmoB, with protein sequence MFYQTNAKIKKKFYTNGIFMDLNEIRQERNRWFSWKNILPIYEKVQKTKQIDIKNVYIENGDWFKVGNKSDFSDQELEEILSCAKKLIPWRKGPFDVCDIKIDSEWQSNIKYNIIKNHLNIENKLVADVGCNNGYYMFRMLENKPKKIVGFDPSPLFKLQFDFVNHFAKSDIIYELLGVEHIEYYEHKFDFIVMMGVLYHRTDPISTLKSLARAINPNGEILIDTFMIDGEDDMVLTPKDRYSKIPNVYFIPTVNALKNWLVRAGFSDFEIIDIKKTGFDEQRATQWSFEQSLEDYLDATNPDKTVEGYPAPKRVYLKATKK encoded by the coding sequence TTGTTTTATCAAACTAATGCTAAAATTAAAAAAAAATTTTATACTAACGGAATATTTATGGACTTAAATGAGATAAGACAAGAGAGAAATAGATGGTTTAGCTGGAAAAACATACTACCTATTTATGAAAAAGTACAAAAAACAAAACAAATTGATATAAAAAATGTTTATATTGAAAATGGTGATTGGTTTAAAGTTGGTAATAAGAGTGATTTTAGCGATCAAGAACTTGAAGAAATATTATCTTGTGCAAAAAAACTTATTCCATGGCGAAAAGGTCCTTTTGATGTATGTGATATCAAAATAGATAGCGAATGGCAAAGTAATATTAAATATAACATAATAAAAAATCATCTAAATATAGAAAACAAGCTTGTAGCTGATGTAGGGTGCAATAATGGATACTATATGTTTAGGATGCTTGAAAATAAGCCAAAAAAAATAGTTGGATTTGATCCATCACCACTTTTTAAACTTCAATTTGATTTTGTAAATCACTTTGCAAAGAGTGATATTATATATGAGTTACTTGGAGTTGAACATATAGAATATTATGAACATAAGTTTGACTTTATTGTAATGATGGGAGTGCTATATCATAGAACAGATCCTATTAGTACACTCAAATCTCTTGCTCGTGCTATCAATCCAAATGGGGAAATATTAATAGATACATTTATGATAGATGGCGAAGATGATATGGTGCTTACGCCAAAAGATAGGTATTCTAAAATTCCTAATGTGTATTTTATCCCTACGGTCAATGCACTAAAAAACTGGCTTGTAAGAGCAGGATTTAGTGATTTTGAGATAATAGATATTAAAAAAACAGGATTTGATGAACAAAGAGCAACTCAATGGAGTTTTGAACAAAGCTTAGAAGACTATTTGGATGCAACTAACCCAGATAAAACAGTAGAAGGATACCCCGCACCTAAGAGGGTTTATTTAAAAGCTACTAAAAAATAG